Proteins from a genomic interval of Streptomyces sp. NBC_00820:
- a CDS encoding transglycosylase family protein: protein MLSGNGRHRRPRQAPALLVAAGVTGSAIAIPLLGAASAHAADGTTWDKVAECESGGSWSADPGNGFYGGLQISQADWSAYGGTQYAETADQASRSQQISVAEKILADKGTTPWATCALLSGLTSNSGSVNVDTGVGGSATPGTADSGDNSGSAGKSGSDKASESPALPDSSPSPDSSSKGADKKDDQPASASGDSSDTGKGADTSGSEESAMPNYAGGRVSDGPVTRAPAVKETDNSAQTGGSWALVDTGSLDSGGRHRGGSAAEDAKGGQKADSSGRHALRDAGTYTVHEGDTLGSIADSLDLDGGWRALYSLNKKDIGTDANNIAPGQTLKVGDEKGA from the coding sequence ATGCTCTCCGGGAACGGTCGTCACCGTCGCCCTCGCCAGGCTCCCGCTCTCCTCGTCGCGGCCGGTGTCACCGGCTCGGCCATCGCCATCCCGCTCCTCGGTGCCGCGAGTGCCCACGCGGCCGACGGCACCACGTGGGACAAGGTGGCCGAGTGCGAGAGCGGTGGCTCCTGGAGCGCCGATCCCGGCAACGGCTTCTACGGCGGCCTGCAGATCTCCCAGGCGGACTGGAGTGCGTACGGCGGTACCCAGTACGCCGAGACCGCCGACCAGGCCAGCCGTTCGCAGCAGATCTCGGTCGCCGAGAAGATCCTCGCCGACAAGGGGACCACCCCCTGGGCCACGTGCGCCCTGCTGTCCGGACTGACCTCCAACTCCGGCTCCGTGAACGTCGACACCGGCGTCGGTGGCTCGGCCACCCCCGGCACCGCGGACAGCGGGGACAACTCCGGGTCCGCCGGCAAGTCCGGTTCGGACAAGGCATCCGAATCGCCCGCCCTGCCGGATTCGTCGCCCTCGCCCGACTCCTCCTCGAAGGGCGCGGACAAGAAGGACGACCAGCCCGCGAGTGCGAGCGGCGACTCCAGTGACACTGGCAAGGGGGCGGACACCTCCGGGTCCGAGGAATCCGCGATGCCCAACTACGCCGGCGGCCGGGTGAGCGACGGCCCGGTCACCAGGGCCCCCGCGGTCAAGGAGACGGACAATTCGGCGCAGACCGGCGGCTCTTGGGCCCTGGTCGACACCGGCAGCCTCGACAGCGGCGGCCGCCACCGCGGCGGAAGTGCGGCCGAGGACGCGAAGGGCGGCCAGAAGGCGGACTCTTCCGGCCGGCATGCCTTGCGCGACGCGGGCACCTACACGGTCCACGAGGGCGACACGCTCGGCTCCATCGCCGACTCCCTCGACCTCGACGGCGGATGGCGCGCCCTCTACTCCCTGAACAAGAAGGACATCGGCACCGACGCGAACAACATCGCCCCCGGTCAGACCCTGAAAGTAGGGGACGAAAAGGGCGCGTAA
- a CDS encoding transglycosylase family protein, with translation MLFASKNKHRRSSKAVRALAFAGVAGAAVAGPLMAAGNASAATASEWDAVAQCEAGGNWSINTGNGYYGGLQFSASTWAAYGGTQYAATADKATKTQQITIAEKVLAAQGKGAWPTCGTGLSSTPFSAPAAPATPAAPAAPAAPSSTSTARSTDTQAASRSAARPAATVTTPSGAKVKKGDGEYKVVKGDTLGSIAQKHGVKGGWKKLFELNKDIVANADLIYPGQQLHLK, from the coding sequence ATGCTGTTTGCCAGCAAGAACAAGCATCGTCGTTCGTCCAAGGCCGTCCGCGCCCTCGCGTTCGCCGGTGTCGCCGGCGCCGCCGTCGCCGGCCCGCTGATGGCGGCCGGCAACGCCTCCGCCGCCACCGCCTCCGAGTGGGACGCGGTCGCCCAGTGCGAGGCCGGCGGCAACTGGTCCATCAACACCGGCAACGGCTACTACGGCGGCCTGCAGTTCTCCGCCTCCACCTGGGCCGCCTACGGTGGCACGCAGTACGCCGCCACGGCCGACAAGGCGACCAAGACGCAGCAGATCACCATCGCCGAGAAGGTCCTCGCCGCCCAGGGCAAGGGCGCCTGGCCGACCTGCGGCACGGGCCTGTCCAGCACCCCCTTCAGCGCCCCGGCCGCCCCCGCGACCCCGGCTGCCCCCGCGGCCCCTGCCGCCCCGAGCAGCACCAGCACCGCCCGCTCCACCGACACCCAGGCCGCCTCCCGCTCCGCGGCCCGCCCCGCCGCGACCGTCACCACCCCGAGCGGTGCGAAGGTCAAGAAGGGTGACGGCGAGTACAAGGTCGTCAAGGGTGACACCCTCGGCTCCATCGCCCAGAAGCACGGCGTCAAGGGCGGCTGGAAGAAGCTGTTCGAGCTGAACAAGGACATCGTCGCGAACGCCGACCTCATCTACCCGGGTCAGCAGCTCCACCTGAAGTGA
- the eno gene encoding phosphopyruvate hydratase: MLVPSIDVVVAREILDSRGNPTVEVEVGLDDGSTGRAAVPSGASTGAFEAVELRDGDPNRYQGKGVEKAVLAVIEQIGPELVGYDATEQRLIDQAMSDLDATENKGSLGANAILGVSLAVAHAASEASDLPLFRYLGGPNAHLLPVPMMNILNGGSHADSNVDIQEFMIAPIGAESFSEALRWGAEVYHTLKKVLKTKGLSTGLGDEGGFAPNLGSNREALDLILEAIKQAGYIPGEQIALALDVAASEFYKDGKYEFEGKSRSAAEMTEYYEELVSAYPLVSIEDPLYEDDWAGWKVITDKLGDKVQIVGDDLFVTNPERLARGIEEGSANALLVKVNQIGSLTETLDAVEMAQRNGFKCMMSHRSGETEDVTIADLAVAVNCGQIKTGAPARSDRVAKYNQLLRIEEILDDAAVYAGRSAFPRFRSANR, from the coding sequence ATGCTCGTGCCGTCCATCGACGTCGTCGTAGCCCGGGAAATCCTGGACTCCCGAGGCAACCCCACGGTCGAGGTCGAGGTCGGCCTCGACGACGGCAGCACGGGTCGTGCCGCCGTTCCGTCCGGCGCCTCCACCGGTGCGTTCGAGGCCGTCGAGCTGCGCGACGGTGACCCGAACCGCTACCAGGGCAAGGGTGTCGAGAAGGCCGTCCTCGCCGTCATCGAGCAGATCGGCCCGGAGCTCGTCGGCTACGACGCCACCGAGCAGCGCCTGATCGACCAGGCCATGTCCGACCTGGACGCCACCGAGAACAAGGGCTCGCTCGGCGCCAACGCCATCCTCGGCGTCTCCCTCGCCGTCGCCCACGCCGCCTCCGAGGCCAGCGACCTGCCGCTGTTCCGCTACCTCGGCGGCCCGAACGCCCACCTGCTGCCCGTTCCGATGATGAACATCCTGAACGGCGGCTCGCACGCCGACTCCAACGTGGACATCCAGGAGTTCATGATCGCCCCGATCGGCGCGGAGTCCTTCTCCGAGGCCCTGCGCTGGGGTGCCGAGGTCTACCACACCCTCAAGAAGGTGCTGAAGACCAAGGGCCTGTCCACCGGCCTGGGCGACGAGGGCGGCTTCGCCCCGAACCTCGGCTCGAACCGCGAGGCCCTCGACCTCATCCTCGAGGCCATCAAGCAGGCCGGGTACATCCCCGGTGAGCAGATCGCGCTCGCGCTCGACGTCGCCGCGTCCGAGTTCTACAAGGACGGCAAGTACGAGTTCGAGGGCAAGTCCCGCTCGGCCGCCGAGATGACCGAGTACTACGAGGAGCTCGTCTCCGCGTACCCGCTGGTCTCCATCGAGGACCCGCTGTACGAGGACGACTGGGCCGGCTGGAAGGTCATCACCGACAAGCTGGGCGACAAGGTCCAGATCGTCGGCGACGACCTCTTCGTCACCAACCCGGAGCGCCTGGCCCGTGGCATCGAGGAGGGCTCCGCCAACGCCCTGCTCGTCAAGGTCAACCAGATCGGTTCGCTGACCGAGACCCTGGACGCCGTCGAGATGGCCCAGCGCAACGGCTTCAAGTGCATGATGTCCCACCGCTCCGGTGAGACCGAGGACGTCACCATCGCCGACCTCGCCGTCGCCGTGAACTGCGGCCAGATCAAGACCGGCGCCCCGGCCCGCTCGGACCGCGTCGCCAAGTACAACCAGCTGCTGCGCATCGAGGAGATCCTCGACGACGCCGCGGTCTACGCCGGCCGCAGCGCGTTCCCGCGGTTTCGCTCTGCGAACCGATAG
- a CDS encoding insulinase family protein — protein sequence MSADAPGRHEPGRAPAPYKSVRAPARYEPGRPPEPHPQNVEPAEQRPEMNPQAAIHSTQVDGIPTLFAYAPGPMRAGLVFRVGVADETLSRAGITHLVEHLALHRQGLADYHFNGETKAAFTHFYMEGAEHEVVAYLQGVCASLCDLPMERLETEKEILRTEEARRGSAQLPLWRYGAQGYGLVSYPEWGVRNLRPEDVRHWAQTWFTQGNAVLWVAGERMPAGLSLKLPAGGRHPMPAVTSALPETPACFSDGKGGVLLDAVVADTAAARLYAGVLERELSRSLRQEGGYSYTAATDHTARRDGMAVVTAFADALPDKQDAVLGGFVDVLAGLQAGRIGQPDLEAVRSRLDSALAAPDAAAKRLPGSAEDLLAGRPVSSPDELRAELRTVTPEQVHAVAREAAATALMQVPAGHSADWAGYAAAPTESSYVVTGRKFRSARERGAALVVGADGVSVTAQEPDGTEHAATVAYRACAAMLCWPDGGRRLIGTDGLIVEVEPGLYDIDAHTLATIDAAVPPHALVWLPPRQQPPKKPVSSAAPEAAGARTPARRTVMQSIGLVVLSVLAVLFGLPALAVTVFEAKDPELGVAGWAVLSLFLWGVTGLLVWPAVRISRTTRRR from the coding sequence GTGAGCGCCGACGCACCCGGCCGGCACGAGCCCGGCCGCGCGCCCGCACCGTACAAGTCCGTCCGCGCGCCCGCACGCTACGAGCCGGGCCGCCCACCCGAACCGCACCCGCAGAACGTCGAACCCGCCGAACAGAGGCCGGAGATGAACCCCCAGGCTGCCATCCACTCGACCCAGGTCGACGGCATACCCACCCTCTTCGCGTACGCCCCCGGACCGATGCGCGCCGGGCTCGTCTTCCGCGTCGGAGTCGCCGACGAGACGCTGTCCCGGGCCGGGATCACCCACCTCGTCGAGCACCTCGCCCTGCACCGCCAGGGCCTGGCCGACTACCACTTCAACGGCGAGACCAAGGCCGCGTTCACGCACTTCTACATGGAAGGCGCGGAACACGAGGTCGTCGCCTACCTCCAGGGTGTCTGCGCCTCCCTGTGCGACCTGCCCATGGAGCGCCTGGAGACCGAGAAGGAGATCCTGCGCACCGAGGAGGCCCGGCGCGGCTCGGCCCAGCTCCCGCTGTGGCGCTACGGCGCCCAGGGGTACGGCCTGGTCAGCTACCCGGAGTGGGGTGTGCGGAACCTGCGCCCCGAGGACGTGCGGCACTGGGCGCAGACCTGGTTCACGCAGGGCAACGCCGTGCTGTGGGTCGCGGGCGAGCGGATGCCGGCCGGACTGTCGCTGAAACTGCCCGCCGGCGGACGCCACCCCATGCCGGCCGTCACCTCCGCGCTCCCGGAGACCCCGGCCTGCTTCTCCGACGGCAAGGGCGGTGTCCTGCTCGACGCCGTCGTCGCCGACACCGCGGCCGCCCGGCTGTACGCGGGCGTCCTGGAGCGCGAACTGTCCCGCTCCCTGCGCCAGGAGGGCGGCTACTCCTACACGGCGGCCACCGACCACACCGCCCGCCGCGACGGCATGGCCGTCGTGACGGCGTTCGCCGACGCCCTCCCCGACAAGCAGGACGCGGTGCTCGGCGGCTTCGTCGACGTCCTCGCCGGGCTCCAGGCCGGCCGGATCGGGCAGCCGGACCTGGAGGCGGTGCGCAGCCGCCTCGACTCCGCCCTGGCCGCGCCCGACGCGGCCGCGAAGCGGCTGCCCGGGAGCGCGGAGGACCTCCTCGCCGGACGCCCGGTCAGCAGCCCGGACGAGCTGCGGGCCGAGCTGCGGACGGTGACCCCGGAGCAGGTGCACGCGGTGGCGCGGGAGGCCGCCGCGACGGCCCTGATGCAGGTGCCGGCCGGGCACAGCGCCGACTGGGCCGGATACGCCGCGGCCCCCACGGAGTCGTCGTACGTGGTGACCGGGCGCAAGTTCCGCTCGGCGCGCGAGCGCGGCGCGGCGCTGGTGGTCGGCGCCGACGGCGTCAGCGTGACGGCGCAGGAGCCGGACGGCACCGAGCACGCGGCGACCGTTGCCTACCGCGCCTGTGCCGCCATGCTGTGCTGGCCCGACGGCGGGCGGCGGCTCATCGGGACCGACGGCCTGATCGTCGAGGTCGAGCCGGGCCTGTACGACATCGACGCGCACACGCTGGCCACCATCGACGCCGCCGTGCCGCCGCACGCCCTGGTGTGGCTGCCGCCCCGGCAGCAGCCGCCGAAGAAGCCGGTGTCCTCGGCGGCCCCGGAGGCCGCCGGCGCCCGCACTCCCGCGCGGCGGACGGTCATGCAGTCCATCGGGCTGGTCGTGCTGAGCGTCCTCGCCGTCCTCTTCGGCCTCCCGGCACTCGCCGTCACGGTGTTCGAGGCCAAGGACCCGGAGCTCGGCGTGGCCGGGTGGGCCGTCCTCTCGCTCTTCCTGTGGGGCGTCACCGGGCTGCTGGTGTGGCCCGCCGTGCGCATCAGCCGCACCACACGGCGGAGGTGA
- a CDS encoding FtsB family cell division protein, translating to MAVKDRDRDRFSTATRLRLFGEQTAARVYRSQTKRQARRSRLTGRAALLALVLCSLIVALAYPMRQYVSQRAEIADLQRQQEQARERVEQLRDTKARWQDDAYAEQQIRRRLHYVMPGETGYVVIDTGAAKQARADLQGAHRPWYANVWDGVDKSDASDQ from the coding sequence ATGGCCGTGAAGGACCGGGACCGGGACCGTTTCTCCACCGCGACCAGGCTGCGGCTGTTCGGCGAACAGACGGCGGCCCGCGTCTACCGGTCCCAGACCAAGCGGCAGGCCCGCCGTTCCCGGCTCACCGGCCGCGCCGCCCTGCTCGCCCTGGTGCTGTGCTCGCTGATCGTCGCCCTCGCCTACCCGATGCGGCAGTACGTCTCCCAGCGCGCCGAGATCGCCGACCTCCAGCGGCAGCAGGAGCAGGCACGCGAGCGCGTCGAGCAGCTGCGCGACACCAAGGCGCGCTGGCAGGACGACGCCTACGCCGAGCAGCAGATCCGGCGCCGGCTGCACTATGTGATGCCCGGCGAGACCGGGTACGTCGTCATCGACACCGGCGCGGCCAAGCAGGCCCGCGCCGACCTCCAGGGCGCCCACCGGCCCTGGTACGCGAACGTCTGGGACGGGGTCGACAAGTCCGACGCCTCCGACCAGTGA
- a CDS encoding serine/threonine-protein kinase, giving the protein MSTLIGQGGMGQVWTAYDQRLDRRVAVKLLRPDKVAGQEADELRRRFVRECRVTAQVDHPGLVTVHDAGSEGEELFLVMQYVDGADLSDHLAEHDPYPWQWAVAVAAQLCAVLSAVHAVPIVHRDLKPRNVMVKQDGTVTVLDLGVASVMDTDTTRLTHTGSPIGSPAYMAPEQAMGGAVGPYTDLYALGVLIHELLSGDVPFVGSTALGVLHRHLYEPPLPVRRIRPEVPEALETLVLRLLAKDPQARPASAQEVYEHLALLLPPRGTPTGAPLDPTRPFLRPHAPWPDRARTPAPQPAPAAPTPPAAGKPDVAAAVDEVKRLLGEGRITQAVDILGAILPAAAEQHGEHSPVVRTLRKQYAATLMDDGQYRRALPELRRLADERATEGGQSDPQSLRFRYEAAQCLEQLGEPTAALAEYRALLPYYENQYVSGDPQLALDLRRRIGHLLLALGDRPAAHDTLVRLLMDVERVQGPGDPLAVEIRRTLQWLGQVRG; this is encoded by the coding sequence CTGTCCACGCTCATCGGACAGGGCGGCATGGGTCAGGTGTGGACGGCCTACGACCAGCGGCTCGACCGGCGTGTGGCCGTGAAGCTGCTGCGCCCGGACAAGGTGGCCGGGCAGGAGGCGGACGAGCTGCGCCGCCGCTTCGTGCGTGAGTGCCGGGTGACCGCGCAGGTCGACCACCCCGGCCTGGTCACCGTGCACGACGCCGGCAGTGAGGGCGAGGAGCTGTTCCTCGTCATGCAGTACGTCGACGGCGCCGACCTCTCCGACCACCTCGCCGAGCACGACCCGTACCCGTGGCAGTGGGCGGTCGCGGTGGCCGCGCAGCTGTGCGCCGTGCTGAGCGCGGTGCACGCCGTGCCGATCGTGCACCGCGACCTCAAGCCGCGCAACGTGATGGTGAAGCAGGACGGCACGGTCACCGTCCTCGACCTGGGTGTCGCCTCGGTCATGGACACCGACACCACCCGCCTCACCCACACCGGCTCCCCCATCGGCTCGCCCGCCTACATGGCGCCCGAGCAGGCGATGGGCGGCGCGGTCGGCCCGTACACCGACCTGTACGCGCTCGGCGTGCTGATACACGAACTGCTCAGCGGTGACGTGCCGTTCGTCGGCTCCACCGCCCTCGGCGTGCTGCACCGGCACCTGTACGAACCCCCGCTGCCGGTGCGCCGGATCCGCCCCGAGGTGCCCGAGGCGCTGGAGACGCTGGTCCTGCGCCTGCTCGCCAAGGACCCGCAAGCCCGCCCCGCCTCCGCGCAGGAGGTGTACGAGCACCTGGCGCTGCTCCTGCCCCCGCGCGGCACGCCCACCGGAGCGCCGCTGGACCCCACTCGCCCCTTCCTGCGCCCGCACGCCCCGTGGCCGGACCGCGCGCGCACGCCCGCGCCCCAGCCCGCCCCGGCCGCCCCCACCCCTCCGGCGGCCGGGAAGCCGGACGTCGCCGCCGCCGTCGACGAGGTCAAGCGCCTGCTCGGGGAGGGCCGCATCACCCAGGCCGTGGACATCCTCGGCGCGATCCTGCCCGCCGCCGCCGAACAGCACGGCGAGCACTCCCCGGTCGTCCGCACCCTGCGCAAGCAGTACGCGGCCACCCTCATGGACGACGGCCAGTACCGGCGCGCCCTGCCCGAACTGCGCCGCCTCGCCGACGAACGCGCCACCGAGGGCGGCCAGTCCGACCCCCAGTCCCTGCGCTTCCGCTACGAGGCCGCCCAGTGCCTGGAGCAGCTCGGCGAACCGACCGCGGCGCTCGCCGAGTACCGCGCGCTGCTGCCGTACTACGAGAACCAGTACGTCTCCGGCGACCCCCAGCTCGCCCTCGACCTGCGCCGCCGCATCGGCCACCTGCTGCTCGCCCTCGGCGACCGCCCGGCCGCCCACGACACGCTCGTCCGGTTGCTGATGGACGTGGAACGCGTCCAGGGCCCCGGTGACCCGCTGGCGGTGGAGATCCGCCGGACCCTGCAGTGGCTGGGACAGGTGCGGGGCTGA
- a CDS encoding cytochrome P450 family protein, which yields MTNQLNPDAPDAPEGTAVTAGTDGSDGTAPELFTWEFAADPYPAYAWLREHAPVHRTKLPSGVEAWLVTRYADAKQALADQRLSKNPAHHDEPAHAKGKTGIPGERKAELMTHLLNIDPPDHTRLRRLVSKAFTPRRVAEFASRVQELTDHLIDEFAARGSADLIHEFAFPLPIYAICDMLGVPREDQDDFRDWAGMMIRHGGGPRGGVARSVKKMRGYLAELIHKKRQALPAEPAVGEDLISALIRASDHGEHLTENEAAAMAFILLFAGFETTVNLIGNGTYALLTHPGQRDRLQRSLAEGERDLLATGVEELLRFDGPVELATWRFATQPLTIGGQDIAAGDPVLVVLAAADRDPERFADPDVLDLSRRDNQHLGYGHGIHYCVGAPLARLEGQTALATLLTRLPDLRLAADPADLRWRGGLIMRGLRTLPVEFTPVR from the coding sequence GTGACCAACCAGCTCAACCCCGACGCCCCTGATGCCCCCGAGGGCACTGCCGTCACTGCCGGCACTGACGGCAGTGACGGAACCGCCCCGGAGCTCTTCACCTGGGAGTTCGCCGCCGACCCCTACCCCGCCTACGCCTGGCTCCGCGAGCACGCGCCCGTGCACCGGACCAAGCTGCCCAGCGGGGTGGAGGCCTGGCTGGTCACCCGGTACGCCGACGCCAAGCAGGCCCTGGCCGACCAGCGGCTGAGCAAGAACCCGGCGCACCATGACGAGCCCGCGCACGCCAAGGGCAAGACCGGCATCCCCGGCGAGCGCAAGGCCGAGCTGATGACGCACCTGCTGAACATCGACCCGCCGGACCACACCCGGCTGCGCCGGCTGGTCAGCAAGGCGTTCACGCCCCGCCGTGTCGCCGAGTTCGCGTCCCGGGTGCAGGAGCTGACCGACCACCTCATCGACGAGTTCGCCGCCCGCGGATCCGCCGACCTCATCCACGAGTTCGCCTTCCCGCTTCCCATCTACGCCATCTGCGACATGCTCGGCGTCCCGCGCGAGGACCAGGACGACTTCCGGGACTGGGCGGGCATGATGATCCGCCACGGCGGAGGGCCGCGGGGCGGGGTCGCGCGGTCCGTCAAGAAGATGCGCGGCTACCTGGCCGAACTCATCCACAAGAAGCGGCAGGCGCTGCCCGCCGAGCCCGCTGTGGGCGAGGACCTGATCTCCGCCCTCATCCGCGCCTCCGACCATGGCGAGCACCTCACCGAGAACGAGGCGGCGGCCATGGCCTTCATCCTGCTGTTCGCCGGATTCGAGACGACCGTCAACCTCATCGGCAACGGCACCTACGCCCTGCTCACCCACCCCGGGCAGCGCGACCGCCTCCAGCGGTCCCTCGCCGAGGGGGAGCGGGACCTCCTGGCGACCGGGGTGGAGGAACTCCTGCGCTTCGACGGCCCCGTGGAGCTGGCCACCTGGCGCTTCGCCACCCAGCCGCTCACCATCGGCGGGCAGGACATCGCCGCCGGCGACCCGGTGCTCGTCGTACTCGCCGCGGCCGACCGGGACCCGGAGCGGTTCGCCGACCCGGACGTCCTGGACCTGTCCCGTCGCGACAACCAGCATCTCGGCTACGGCCACGGCATCCACTACTGCGTCGGCGCCCCGCTCGCCCGGCTGGAGGGACAGACCGCGCTGGCCACCCTGTTGACCCGCCTGCCCGACCTGCGGCTCGCGGCCGATCCGGCGGACCTGCGCTGGCGCGGCGGGCTCATCATGCGGGGCCTGCGCACGCTCCCCGTGGAGTTCACGCCGGTCCGATGA
- a CDS encoding SurA N-terminal domain-containing protein yields the protein MHRRRRTALLLTAAIAAAAPLLTACGSQAHPGAAALVGGQRITVAQLENRVNEVRAAQRAAVPDDTQYQQVIAATGGLTRDTLHNMVLDRVLHRAAQDAGVTVTRKEVQQMRAGLEQQAGGAQGLQTAWLQKYGIAPERLDDNLRLQIEAQKLAAKLGTDTSQPAFWKALSKASGELHVDLNPRYGAWDVQKSSRVDARTPWVREVTAAAVQQPA from the coding sequence TTGCACCGCCGCCGTCGCACCGCGCTCCTCCTCACCGCCGCGATCGCCGCCGCGGCCCCCCTCCTCACCGCCTGCGGAAGCCAAGCGCACCCGGGCGCGGCGGCGCTCGTCGGAGGGCAGCGGATCACCGTCGCCCAGCTGGAGAACCGTGTCAACGAGGTACGCGCCGCACAGCGGGCCGCGGTACCGGACGACACCCAGTACCAGCAGGTCATCGCCGCGACCGGCGGTCTGACCCGCGACACCCTGCACAACATGGTCCTGGACCGGGTGCTGCACCGCGCCGCGCAGGACGCGGGCGTCACGGTCACCCGCAAGGAGGTCCAGCAGATGCGCGCCGGCCTGGAGCAGCAGGCCGGCGGCGCCCAGGGGCTCCAGACGGCCTGGCTGCAGAAGTACGGCATCGCGCCCGAGCGCCTGGACGACAACCTGCGCCTCCAGATCGAGGCGCAGAAGCTCGCCGCCAAGCTCGGCACCGACACCTCCCAGCCCGCCTTCTGGAAGGCGCTGTCCAAGGCGTCCGGGGAGCTCCACGTCGACCTCAACCCGCGCTACGGCGCCTGGGACGTCCAGAAGAGCAGCCGCGTGGACGCGCGGACGCCGTGGGTGCGGGAGGTCACGGCGGCGGCGGTACAGCAGCCGGCCTGA
- a CDS encoding glycoside hydrolase domain-containing protein, translating into MAGHRQSKKFRYIAWTAAGAAVVAGAGVAATASMAATTWPAQKTFTGRAFDTCTAPSLSAMKAWHTGFYGAAAVYVGGKNRGCGQPNLTASWVKSVSSLGWKLIPIYVGAQPPCQSGANPEKLTAATAASLGAADAADAVAKASALGMKAGSPVYLDMEAYDSTNKACNDAVLTYVRAFDKALHAKTYRAGYYGFTSSSAKAVATASDKTDLPGNLWYALYDKQNTTTADWPWGATQFTGHSRAHQYMVNSKETHGGVTLTVDRDAWDAPVAVTG; encoded by the coding sequence ATGGCCGGTCACCGGCAGTCGAAGAAGTTCAGATACATCGCGTGGACGGCGGCAGGCGCGGCCGTCGTGGCGGGAGCCGGTGTGGCGGCCACGGCATCCATGGCCGCCACCACATGGCCCGCGCAGAAGACCTTCACCGGGCGCGCGTTCGACACCTGCACGGCGCCGTCCCTGTCCGCGATGAAGGCCTGGCACACCGGCTTCTACGGTGCCGCCGCCGTCTACGTGGGCGGCAAGAACCGCGGCTGCGGCCAGCCCAACCTCACCGCCTCCTGGGTGAAGTCGGTCAGCTCGCTCGGCTGGAAGCTCATCCCGATCTACGTCGGCGCGCAGCCGCCCTGCCAGTCCGGAGCCAACCCGGAGAAGCTGACCGCCGCCACCGCGGCCTCCCTCGGCGCCGCGGACGCCGCCGACGCCGTGGCCAAGGCCTCCGCCCTCGGCATGAAGGCGGGCAGCCCCGTCTACCTCGACATGGAGGCGTACGACAGCACGAACAAGGCGTGCAACGACGCCGTGCTGACCTACGTGCGCGCCTTCGACAAGGCCCTGCACGCCAAGACGTACCGCGCCGGCTACTACGGCTTCACCAGCTCCAGCGCCAAGGCCGTAGCCACCGCGTCCGACAAGACCGACCTGCCGGGCAACCTCTGGTACGCGCTGTACGACAAGCAGAACACCACCACCGCCGACTGGCCGTGGGGAGCCACACAGTTCACCGGGCACAGCCGCGCCCACCAGTACATGGTGAACAGCAAGGAGACGCACGGCGGCGTCACGCTCACCGTCGACCGCGACGCCTGGGACGCGCCGGTGGCCGTCACCGGCTGA
- a CDS encoding nucleoside triphosphate pyrophosphohydrolase yields MNATTAEAATGRIVLLTTSHRVAPGLLSWPAWQALRTADAVLCADGAHPQLPYLREAGIVVERTSPTAQEVVDACAGGRTVVVVATGEGEPALTDGLARLAGSGRVRMPDLELLPASYDLPGARLLDLVQVMDRIREECPWSSRQTHQGLAKYGIEEAYELVEAIEAGDREELREELGDVLLQVVFHSRIAEEDPDAPFSVDDVAGGIVAKLIHRHPHVFGEEKAETPEDVKAHWLRTKAEEKRRTSVTDGVPLGQPGLALAAKLASRTRTGGLDVPLPRGEGIGYELLALAVRAEADGVDPEAALRAASRAYRDAIRASEGVEPKREPESEAESAAEPDPESEWN; encoded by the coding sequence GTGAACGCAACCACTGCCGAAGCCGCCACCGGCCGCATCGTCCTGCTGACCACGAGCCACCGCGTCGCCCCCGGTCTGCTGTCCTGGCCCGCCTGGCAGGCCCTGCGCACCGCCGACGCCGTGCTGTGCGCGGACGGCGCCCATCCGCAGCTGCCCTACCTGCGGGAAGCCGGGATAGTCGTGGAGCGGACGTCCCCCACCGCGCAGGAGGTGGTCGACGCCTGTGCCGGCGGGCGGACGGTGGTGGTCGTGGCCACGGGCGAGGGCGAGCCGGCCCTCACCGACGGACTCGCCCGGCTGGCCGGCTCGGGCCGGGTGCGGATGCCGGACCTGGAGCTGCTCCCGGCCTCCTACGACCTGCCCGGCGCCCGCCTCCTCGACCTCGTGCAGGTCATGGACCGCATCCGCGAGGAGTGCCCCTGGTCCTCCCGCCAGACCCACCAGGGCCTGGCCAAGTACGGCATCGAGGAGGCGTACGAACTCGTCGAGGCCATCGAGGCCGGCGACCGCGAGGAACTCCGGGAGGAACTGGGCGATGTCCTGCTCCAGGTCGTCTTCCACTCCCGTATCGCCGAGGAGGACCCGGACGCGCCGTTCTCCGTCGACGACGTGGCCGGCGGCATCGTCGCCAAGCTCATCCACCGCCACCCGCACGTCTTCGGCGAGGAGAAGGCCGAGACCCCCGAGGACGTCAAGGCGCACTGGCTGCGCACCAAGGCCGAGGAGAAGCGGCGCACCTCGGTGACGGACGGCGTCCCGCTCGGCCAGCCCGGACTCGCCCTCGCCGCCAAGCTCGCCTCCCGCACCCGCACGGGCGGCCTGGACGTACCCCTGCCCCGGGGCGAGGGCATCGGCTACGAACTGCTGGCGCTGGCCGTCCGCGCCGAGGCCGACGGGGTCGACCCGGAGGCGGCCCTGCGCGCGGCGTCACGGGCCTACCGGGACGCGATACGGGCGAGCGAGGGCGTGGAGCCGAAGAGGGAGCCCGAGTCCGAGGCCGAGTCGGCGGCCGAGCCGGACCCGGAATCGGAGTGGAACTAG